The segment ttatctttttacacctagatcTAGATctataacaaggacaagggggcatcctctacatctagaggaagAGGTTTCACCCATCATCTCAGACGGGGATTATTTAGTATAAGAGCAGTGAGAATATGGACCTCTCTGCCACATGATGGttaattctttgaacaagttcaaaaagggccttgatgccttttttgaaaaatataatattacaaattaTGATTGCTAGATTCTGCAAATGGGATGTTGATCcagagatttattctgattgtcatatttggagtcggggaggaattttttccctaaagagGCAATTGACATCTGCCTCatggggggttttgccttcctcttgaTCAACACAGTAGTACTATagtttggacttgatggacctgatggacctgtgtcttttttaaaccttatgtaactatgtaacaagagTAATTAAACGACTAAAATGCTGGAAGCAAGTAGGTGTTCATTAAACTGTTGCGCACCATGGGGAGGGCCACCAAACCACTGGACACTAAGGCCtgaggcattaaaggggttgtccactactgaacaactgatgacctatccaccggataggtcatcagtatatcatcggtgcggttcCCACACCGTACCCTGCACTGTTAAGCCGTTCCTGCTGCCTTcgtgcaccggatgttatggcccattatgcgatgtatggAGCCGTAaggagttggctccatacatagcatagcggccatgctgccgaactgcagctctgctcctattcacttgaataggagcagagctgcagtactgcagctcggccgctattcagcgaccggagccaactgcttctggcatgtacgtccggtgctcggaggcagccatagcagcttaatggtgcgaggtccgggtgtcggacccccacagatcatgtaatgATAACCTATTCAGTGAatatgtcatcagttgtccagtggtggacaacccctttaagtagaatCTTTACACATTATATCACCGGCTGTTCTTGCCACCCTTGCACTTCTAACCTTTGCAATGCCATCATGTACATAGATCCTGTGTTTACAGCTTAAGGTGAACCTGTCACGTTGAACATGGTGTCCAATCTGCATATAGCATCTTATAGGGCAGGAGGAGGagctaagtatatatatatatatatatatatatatatatatatatatatatatatatatataaatatatatatatatatatatatatatatatacactcttcaacattgaaattgcaacaccaagaagggcaagccgtaatgttatgcaaatcgaggaagtagcaggtgtcgcaagatcaaattttcaagcacctggcTCCAATATGTTGGCATGTGGGAGAGGCATAAAACAAGATTGAAagaaaagttttttagccacatgatacctcaaaaatcggatcaagtggtatgGGATGGTTGTGCGATGGCTtctgttcgtcgacgtgccatTTATCACCACGTGCCATTTatcacaaactgagagggacagaattcttgaactgagagacctttgcttatcactccagcagatcaATGTTGCGTGTCCtgaaggttgggagaacaacatcgAGCGGGAATGATAGCAAGAATTGTGtggaggtgaacctctgcacgaacggatcgtctgatttaaagaatggcgcgtagtgatcaatTCTgtgctgcaagtgaaattggacatcacatcccaagcctagggcggccaccagtgtcgacacaaaccatcaaaaGGTGTTTGCACAACATCTGGTTAGCCAGACAtctagctacaggtgttccattgaccacacgccactgctctcaaaggctatcatggtgcacaacaAGATAGCAATTGAGGCTGTAATGGAGGTCTAtaatcttcagcgatgagtcccacttttgtcttGGACGCACTGAGAGCCAGAGATtgctctggagaccacgtgggcaacgccatgagaaggccttcacaagggaacgtcacatcgGTCCttctcctgggattatggtgtgggtgaCTTAATGCACAGTAGCCTATAATCTTCATTTCAAGTACACTAACAGCTTGGCTTTACATTTATtttgtcgtggaaccagtggtacggccatttctccaaagtgtcccaggagccgttttttaacaggacaacgccaggccgcatgttgatcatgctactgtgagcagcctgcatgacctaaatgtgctaccatgtcCTGCAGAGTCTCCGGACTTGTATACCATTGAGCACATCTCGGTGGTCATTGGTCGTCAATTGCAAAGGGaggtgccagcagccaatcttgatgacttgcgtgcccaagtgcatttagcgtggcataacattcctcagacaaccattaataacctcattgataaaattccaaggcgtgtaagtgtgtgtatttcatGTGCATGGTGCTCATACTTAATACTGAATAAATagaatgtttggaatattttgtttccatcttttatcatttgcatatgattaacatgtctatcgatcctgtgatttccacaattccaaaacttttccctcttggtgttgcaatttcaatgttaaggcgtgtgtatacagtatacagtatatatatatatatatatatatacatatatatatatatatacacatgtatatatacatacacacatgtatgtatatatatatatatatatatatatatatatatacatacacacacacacacacacacacatagtagaGGGTAGAAAAGAGGtagcttgacaaaggtcctgtTGAGAGGACTGAAATGTAGATATTTTTGTACATGGATTAAATAAAGCACTATCTATTTTTGAAATTActcctggagtgctgcgtctatttctttgtttgtatatacacacacatatatatatatatatatatatacacacacacacacacacacacacacacacacacacacacatatatatatatatatatatatatatacatacacagtatatatatatatatatatatatatgtacacacacacacacacacacacacacacacacacacacacacacacacacacacatatatatatatatatacacacacacacacacacacatatatatatacacacacatatatatatacacacatatatgtacacatatacacacacacatatatatatatatatatatatatatatatatatatatacagtgaaggaaataagtatttgatcccttgctgattttgtaagtttgcccactgtcaaagtcatgaacagtctggaatttttaggctaggttaattttaccagtgggagacagattatatttaaaaaaaacctgaaaatcacatagtcaaaattatatatatttatttgcattgtgcaaagagaaataagtatttgatcccctaccgaccattaagagttcagcctcctccagaccagttacacgctccaaatcaacttagtgcctgcattaaagacagctgtcttaaatggtcacctgtataaaagactcctgtccacagactcaattaatcagtctgactctaacctctacaacatgggcaagaccaaagagctttctaaggatgtcagggacaagatcatagacctgcacaaggctggaatgggctacaaaaccataagtaatacgctgggtgagaaggagacaactgttagtgcaatattaagaaaatgaaaatgaaaggcatacaaaatgactgtcaatcgacatcgatctggggctccatgcaaaatctcacctcgtggggtatcctttatcctgaggaaggtgagagctcagccgacaatgacccgaaacatacagccaaggcaacaaaggagtggctcaaaaagaagcacattaaggtcatggagtggcctagccagtctccagacttaatcccatcgaaaacttatggagggagctgaagatctgagttgccaagcgacagcttcgaaatcttaatgatttacagatgatctgcaaagaggagtgggccaaaattccatctaacatgtgtgcaaacctcatcatcaactacaaaaaaacatctgactgctgtgcttgccaacaagggtttttccaccaagtattaagtcttgtttgccaaagggatcaaatacttatttctctatgcacaatgcaaataaatatatataaatgtgattttcagttttttttttagataatctatctctcactggtaaaattaacctagcctaaaaattctagactgttcatgtctttgacagtgggcaaacttacaaaatcagcaagggatcaactacttatttccttcactgtatatatatatatatatatatatatatattttttttcggtatattctgtattttatttatttaaatccctgctcactcTGGGCTTAGTAGTCCAGTGACTGGTCTTagtcaatgattgacagccttccctgtatgcgTCTGCATGCAGAGATGGCTGCCGCCCACTGGACACCCCACTTACACGCTAACTCCCACTtacatcaggttttttttaaaattcctaaGCAACAGGCTCTGGGACTATGGCAATAAACCACTAGACTCCATGGGATAAGGCATTAAAGACTAGGACATCTGGCCCTTGGGCTGATGTTTTCCAAACTGCTGCGGAAGGGTTGTGGAACATAAACCATTAGCAAAGAGCATTAAAATCCAGGATATGGGTATTAAATTATAGATCATCAGGGACTGGAGCactaaaaaaaatttagatttatcaaatctggtgcaaaggaaaagtggagtagttgcccatatcagattgcttcttttattttcaaaacgTCCTCTGAAAATTGGGAGCttgaacctgattggttgctatgggcaactgtgcCACTTTTGGTTTACACCAGTCTTGATAAATCTCAGTACTGGACAGCAGTGAGTGGGGAGTTAACCTCTGGACACTATTGGCAAATATTTGCTAAGCCGTCGGACAGCAGGGATCGGtgacacttaaaggaacagtgtcacccaaaaaaattttcttacatcagtttgattttagtgttttattaaaaacttttatatttatttgtgtgtttgtgttttacttttttttattttttaactttttcttccctatgcgggctgccatttttttttccatttctgtatgtgtcgattaacgacacatacagacatggaatacggcacatacagtcccatagtgaatgccaacgggggcccgttccatccactatggtgtacgccgtctgtgtgggaacggcgcatgcgtcgctcccacacagtccaagttgaactgtgcgccgtccggcgccattttcctgtggtccggaagtcgcggccggacagtaagattactacttccggtcgcggcttccggacttgtgcacttggagcagcggcagcagacggagcggacggaccggagggagccacggtggcaggagcaggtaagttatttctatgtatgttcgtgtttcagtgtgtgtttactactgtatgtaaacctactacactgtgtgttagctcaaaaaatggcgacacacagtgtaggaggtttgaccgttcaatcccctcgtttctcccggcactagccgggataaaggagggggggattctgagagctcactagagcgagtgagttttttccaattttgcagcataaagcaatgtggttttgctccatctagtgaccagcactgggaaatattataaattagaatctaatttataatatttcctgactcgtgaaaaaaaaaaaaaaaattagaacaatgtttaatctcctacacactaattgtttaactaaaaaaataaaataaatttctagcaacacattccctttaaccgctGGACAGTATGGACTGAGGTACTAAACCATTGGTCACCTGAGACTGGGGAACTAAGGAGCTATGGCCCTAAACCCCTAGGCAAAAAAGAAATCAGGTCACTGAACTGCTGGACACAGGAGATTAGGACACTGAGGCACTGGGGTAGAAAGAAGTCTTTTAGGTCTGTCCAGGGGACGGGTTGGCAAATGTTTCAGTAAATTTTAAGAAAATATTTAAGAAGGGCCTCCAGCACTAGAACAGTGAGTTTTTATAGCTGCAGTTAGGTACATGTTAATACAGCTGGGTAGGTTTCTTGTTAAATACTTTGCAGTCCACTGGAAACACTGTAATAACAGGTTAGTGTGCCAGTCAGGGGCATGGCTGTAGGTGTGCAGATGTAGTAGTTGCACCCAGGACATAGTGTGTGAAGGAGCCCAAaggcacataagaagacaccagttttataaaGGACAGATGATGGGTGAGGGGCACTGTTGCATATTTTCCATTGTGGCCTAAGAGAGTCAAGTTTCACGCCAGTGGTTCCTGTTTTAATTACTACTTTGGATGAAACATTGATGTATAGTCCCTATATATTTGCCTATATGACATTACATATTGGCCAGGAGGTTACCAAAAAGCTTGCCTATGAACTCTTAATATCAAACAATATCTACAATATCTACAATATCATACCCTATTTTAAGTAAGTAGCTTACCTGAAATCTGgaatttcttccaaaaacaccACAAGCAATACATCCTCCTTCTCGTAAAAGACTCTTGAACTTGCAATTTCAACTTCCACTTTGCACCATTGACTTTCAAAATAATTCTTACTGACTACACACAAGGTCTTACGGCTGTTGTTAATTGCGTCCTGGACATTATCAATATGGTAGGATCCTGGTATAAAGTCTCTAGGTTTGAAGCAAAGTTTATACTTGCGTTGTCCTTGGCTTTCCAAATGGATCAATAGTTCTTTTACAACCCAGTCTTCGTCATCTGAGCAGTAGGAGATATATGCGTCATACAAGTGGAGTTTCTTTTTCTTTTGTATTCTCCATTGAAACCATACTTGTATCATGTGATAGAAGTAAAGTATAGACCACTTCAGTTTAACAATTACAAGACTTGTGACCAAGAAGAGCAGTGTTAAAACAAAAGATATAATGAAAAATAAGACAGAAATATCAGTCCCACAAAAACTTAAATCATGTCTTAGGAAATTGATGTCATGGGCTACTTGGCCATaacaactatatgattgtaaaAATGGTATCTGCACTTGAGTGTTACATTCAGACCAATTCTGGAACCAATAATTTTCACAAGAACATAAGAGAGGATTCATAAACAAATCCAAATTTCTTAAATTAGACAAGGGTTTCAAAAGGTTTTCACTAATGTTCTTAAGTTTGTTTTGTTTCAGAGAAAGGTTTTCTAGAAAGTTAAAGTGATCAAATGTATCTTCAGGAAGATCTGTGATTTCATTGTTATCAAGGTAAAGATATCTTACTTGCTTACATTTTCTGATTAATTTTACCAATGATTGCAAATCTGCACCTTGGAAGGTCCCAGACATATCAAATTCTGTGAAATTGagtaaaaaggaaaaggaaacatCTTTGAAAAAGGAACTTGAAATACCTTGAACATTTAGCATATTAAGGGATCGTAGGCCTTGAAAAAGTGTTTCTGAAACACTATCCTTATAACGTTGCACTTGGTAGCTCATATCCAAGGATTCAAGAAGTTCAAGCCTCATAAATGGACTTTGAGTTTCACGTTTATTAAAAGTCAACGCGTTTCCACTGATATTTAAACTTCTGAGAGTTTTCAAAGAGTTGAAAGTCTTATCTGAAATTTTATAAATAGCATTATTAGCTAATTCTAGTCTCTTCAATGAAGAAAGCTCTTTAAGGCTTTTACCCTGCACTGAATGTATTTTGTTTTCTGACAATAAGAGCGTTTCGAGTCTGTGAAGAGAGTGAAAAGACTTTGTCTTAATTATTGATACACTGTTTTCCCGCAAGTCTAAGAACATTAGATTCTGTAAATACGTGAAGTCAAAAGCCTTGATAACTGCTATTTtgcaacttttcagaataagggtTTTGAGCTTGTATAAGCCTTCAAATGATTTGTTGTTGATCTGAGTTAGAAAATTTTTTGACAGGTCCAAGTACTGAAGACCAATTAAAGGGCTAAATAATCTGTCTTTTAAATATGAAATACTGTTTCTCTCTAGGATCAAGGTATGGAGAGATTTAAGACCAATCCATGTAGTGTTTTGGATTTCTTCTATTTTACACTTGTTAAGGTAAAGTACCTTAATGTACCTAAACATCTGAAGATCCCTCTTTGTCAATTTCCTAAAAGCACTTGTTGAAAGAATGAGAGATGTGAGATTGGTGCACTCACCAATTTTCCCAATACTGGAATGTGAAATCTTCGAGTGCATTATGTACAAAACCCGTAATTTTGGTAAAGACTGGAAAACCTGGCAAGGAATAGACAACTCATTATCCAGTTGAGGTCTCATACTGGACCAGTGCAGTTCTGTCAAATTAGGGAGCTCGATTCCCAGAAGGGAGGAGATGTTTAATGGGTTTTCATCAAAGTTGACCTGGGCTAAATTTGGTACATTCGAAAAGGAGCTCACATTAATAACACTCATATTATTTTTCATCACCATGAGACCAGTCAGATTGGGCATGTACAAATAACTAAGGTCTAAGACACCAATTGTATTACAGCTCATGTCTAAAATGTTCAGCGACTGAAGAGCTATCAACCTCTGATTATTTGAGAAATTGGATACCAAATTACAGCTCAGGTTCAGTCTGGATATCTCAGCTAAATTCTTCACGGCTTCTGCCACAGTTGTAAAATTGGTAATATAATTAAAAGATAAATTAAGTTCTTGTAAATGATTCAAAGCCGTTAAACTCATACTTTGTATTGTATTGATTCGGTTATGATTAATGTTTAGAATCTTCAGGTCTGTAAAATCATTCATATCCCAATTGTCCAAACGTTGTATTAAATTATAACTAAGGTCCAGAAGATGTAGATTCTTTAAATTCTTGAATGCCCTGGCTTGAACAATGCTGATTTGATTTCTGTTCAGCTGTAGCTCTAGAAGATTGGGCAAATGGAAAAAAGTTTTGTGTTCCACTATGACTattccattttgggatacattcaGCCATTGTGTTTTATTGGGAAGATCTTGAATAGCTTTTGCTAAATTCACAATACCTTGTCCTATACAATTTGCATATTTTGAATTCTCATAGGCCAAAAAACATTTTGCAAATCCAAAGGCAGATAATAGGGGTGCAATCTGTAATAATATTGAGAACAAGATGAATGGTTTGGCTGCAGAATAATTCATATCAAAACATTTTCTTTTCCTCATACAAAAGAATTAATCATGTGGtctgaaaataaaagaaaaaagtgtaaaccTTTGATTGTTATACAAATAACATTATAAAAGTCATACATTATAAGATCCATAAAATGTTTCGGAGAAAAGCAAAACTATGTCAAGACATTTGAATACatttatatcatgtattatatcgtTGTACTGTAATCTGGGTTGTAGctgttatatttgtatctgcatttttttttcaattaaggtacactttaaaagggtttttaatccaaacagttttttttacatttttggtgaCTGTCCTAAAAAATTCCAGT is part of the Rhinoderma darwinii isolate aRhiDar2 chromosome 10, aRhiDar2.hap1, whole genome shotgun sequence genome and harbors:
- the LOC142661461 gene encoding uncharacterized protein LOC142661461, translating into MNYSAAKPFILFSILLQIAPLLSAFGFAKCFLAYENSKYANCIGQGIVNLAKAIQDLPNKTQWLNVSQNGIVIVEHKTFFHLPNLLELQLNRNQISIVQARAFKNLKNLHLLDLSYNLIQRLDNWDMNDFTDLKILNINHNRINTIQSMSLTALNHLQELNLSFNYITNFTTVAEAVKNLAEISRLNLSCNLVSNFSNNQRLIALQSLNILDMSCNTIGVLDLSYLYMPNLTGLMVMKNNMSVINVSSFSNVPNLAQVNFDENPLNISSLLGIELPNLTELHWSSMRPQLDNELSIPCQVFQSLPKLRVLYIMHSKISHSSIGKIGECTNLTSLILSTSAFRKLTKRDLQMFRYIKVLYLNKCKIEEIQNTTWIGLKSLHTLILERNSISYLKDRLFSPLIGLQYLDLSKNFLTQINNKSFEGLYKLKTLILKSCKIAVIKAFDFTYLQNLMFLDLRENSVSIIKTKSFHSLHRLETLLLSENKIHSVQGKSLKELSSLKRLELANNAIYKISDKTFNSLKTLRSLNISGNALTFNKRETQSPFMRLELLESLDMSYQVQRYKDSVSETLFQGLRSLNMLNVQGISSSFFKDVSFSFLLNFTEFDMSGTFQGADLQSLVKLIRKCKQVRYLYLDNNEITDLPEDTFDHFNFLENLSLKQNKLKNISENLLKPLSNLRNLDLFMNPLLCSCENYWFQNWSECNTQVQIPFLQSYSCYGQVAHDINFLRHDLSFCGTDISVLFFIISFVLTLLFLVTSLVIVKLKWSILYFYHMIQVWFQWRIQKKKKLHLYDAYISYCSDDEDWVVKELLIHLESQGQRKYKLCFKPRDFIPGSYHIDNVQDAINNSRKTLCVVSKNYFESQWCKVEVEIASSRVFYEKEDVLLVVFLEEIPDFRLSAYHKLRKLIKQNTYINWPEDPEGHEFFWFKLRKALEAGIYEEDTIQLSVAN